From Watersipora subatra chromosome 2, tzWatSuba1.1, whole genome shotgun sequence, one genomic window encodes:
- the LOC137387126 gene encoding kinesin-like protein KIF21B yields MSPKFDIARTTGLSTLSPIHLSKCGPCITVLSSSGLVHDSILVEPASSSQGILQQGEQQIFDIQVSRDGHKLYTTTGTTVRLWDLNTLSAVGQVASGHQAPIICLSLYNDSRGKEQLLTGSKDHLIKGFDISNEQISNYPFQAKFTMDPPHNDGVQCLAHRQDILFSGSRDMCIKKWNLSEPSSQPQSVNGAHKDWITDMCMLPDNDILLSCCRSGTVKIRSNETCQQLDEVRAHSLAVNSMATNRSNLFTASSDCTIRIWWMDPHKLYSS; encoded by the exons ATGTCTCCAAAGTTCGATATTGCGAGGACAACTGGCTTGTCTACACTGTCTCcaattcatttgtcaaaatgtgGGCCATGTATAACAGTGCTCAG TTCCTCTGGTCTAGTGCATGACAGTATCCTTGTGGAGCCAGCGTCGAGCAGTCAGGGTATTCTCCAACAGGGAGAGCAGCAGATATTTGATATCCAAGTCAGCAGAGATGGACATAAACTATACACAACTACTGGAACCACCGTTCGGCTCTGGGACCTCAATAC GCTATCGGCAGTCGGACAGGTTGCTAGCGGCCACCAAGCACCGATTATTTGCCTTAGTTTATACAACGACTCAAGAGGGAAAGAACAACTCTTAACTGGCTCCAAGGATCATCTAATTAAGGGATTTGATATTTCCAATGAACAAATTTCAAATTATCCATTTCAGGCCAAATTTACTATGGACCCTCCTCACAATGATGGTGTTCAATGTCTCGCGCATCGTCAGGACATCCTTTTTAGTGGTTCTCGGGATATGTGTATCAAAAAATGGAACCTCAGTGAACCCTCTTCTCAACCACAG TCAGTTAATGGCGCCCATAAGGACTGGATCACCGACATGTGCATGCTACCAGATAATGACATATTGCTAAGCTGCTGTCGCTCTGGTACTGTGAAGATTCGGTCAAACGAGACTTGCCAGCAGCTAGATGAAGTGCGTGCTCATTCATTAGCCGTCAACTCTATGGCTACCAACCGCAGCAATCTCTTTACTGCCTCTAg TGATTGCACGATAAGGATCTGGTGGATGGACCcacataaactatacagttcATAG